One Candidatus Ornithobacterium hominis genomic region harbors:
- a CDS encoding formyltransferase family protein — protein sequence MKIAVLVSGGGTNLQEIIDAIESERLFDVEIACVIADRSCFAIERALNHGLSVWQVERNTQLSAEIDKICIENEVDVIVMAGFLSIISAELCEKWERRIINLHPSLLPKYGGKGMFGNKVLEAVLENKEEKSGATVHYVTAGVDEGDIISQMSFEIPKNANLEWMANKLGEVEKPLLIAAIDKLSKKLFEKF from the coding sequence AAATTGCTGTACTCGTTTCCGGCGGAGGAACAAATTTACAAGAAATAATTGATGCGATAGAATCGGAACGCTTGTTTGATGTCGAAATTGCTTGTGTGATAGCGGATCGGTCTTGTTTTGCAATAGAAAGAGCTTTAAATCACGGCTTGAGCGTTTGGCAAGTGGAGAGAAATACTCAATTATCTGCAGAAATTGATAAAATTTGTATAGAGAATGAGGTGGACGTGATTGTAATGGCAGGATTTTTATCCATTATTTCAGCTGAATTATGCGAAAAATGGGAGAGAAGGATCATTAATTTGCATCCATCTTTGTTGCCTAAATATGGTGGGAAAGGGATGTTTGGGAATAAGGTTTTAGAAGCTGTTTTAGAAAATAAGGAAGAAAAAAGCGGGGCGACGGTGCATTATGTAACGGCTGGCGTTGATGAGGGAGATATAATCAGCCAAATGTCTTTTGAAATTCCAAAAAATGCAAATTTAGAATGGATGGCAAATAAATTGGGTGAAGTCGAAAAGCCACTTTTGATTGCCGCAATTGATAAACTTTCTAAAAAATTATTTGAGAAATTTTAA